Proteins found in one Aliidongia dinghuensis genomic segment:
- the mdh gene encoding malate dehydrogenase — protein MARNKIALVGAGQIGGTLALLAGLKDLGDVTLVDIAEGVPQGKALDLAEASPVERFDAVMAGSNDFAAVAGADVIIVTAGIPRKPGMSRDDLIGVNTKVMRQVGAAIKQHAPNAFVIVITNPLDVMVSVMQEATGLPHERVVGMAGVLDSARFRYFLAEEFKVSVEDVTAFVLGGHGDTMVPLLRYSTVAGIPVPDLVKMGWTTQDKLDKIVQRTRDGGAEIVALLKTGSAFYAPASSAIAMAESYLKDKKRVLPCAAYLTGQYGVDGLYVGVPVVIGAKGVERIVEIDLAAEEKAGFDKSVAAVKTLCEVAKNVQA, from the coding sequence ATGGCACGTAACAAGATCGCATTGGTCGGCGCCGGTCAGATCGGCGGTACGCTCGCGCTCCTCGCCGGCCTCAAGGACCTGGGCGATGTCACCCTGGTCGACATCGCCGAAGGCGTGCCGCAGGGCAAGGCGCTCGACCTCGCCGAGGCCTCGCCGGTCGAGCGCTTCGACGCCGTCATGGCCGGCTCGAACGACTTCGCGGCCGTCGCCGGCGCCGACGTCATCATCGTGACCGCCGGCATCCCGCGCAAGCCGGGCATGAGCCGCGACGACCTGATCGGCGTCAACACCAAGGTGATGCGCCAGGTCGGCGCCGCCATCAAGCAGCATGCGCCGAACGCCTTCGTGATCGTCATCACGAACCCGCTCGACGTCATGGTCTCGGTCATGCAGGAGGCCACGGGCCTGCCGCACGAGCGCGTCGTCGGCATGGCCGGCGTGCTCGACAGCGCGCGCTTCCGCTATTTCCTGGCCGAGGAATTCAAGGTCTCGGTCGAGGACGTCACCGCCTTCGTGCTGGGCGGCCACGGCGACACGATGGTGCCGCTGCTGCGCTATTCGACGGTTGCCGGCATTCCGGTGCCGGACCTGGTCAAGATGGGTTGGACGACCCAGGACAAGCTCGACAAGATCGTCCAGCGCACCCGCGACGGCGGTGCGGAGATCGTGGCGCTCTTGAAGACCGGCTCGGCCTTCTACGCGCCGGCGTCCTCGGCGATCGCCATGGCCGAGTCCTACCTCAAGGACAAGAAGCGGGTGCTGCCCTGCGCCGCCTATCTCACCGGCCAGTACGGCGTCGACGGCCTCTATGTCGGCGTGCCGGTCGTGATCGGTGCGAAGGGCGTCGAGCGGATCGTCGAGATCGATCTCGCGGCGGAAGAGAAGGCCGGCTTCGACAAGTCGGTGGCCGCGGTCAAGACGCTCTGCGAAGTCGCCAAGAACGTCCAAGCTTAA
- the zapE gene encoding cell division protein ZapE: MPAYRAKRAAGLLKPDPMQELAAEKLQSLHRALLSYRPEPPAAAPTGWRAFLGLNPHRDAPKAPRGLYIYGGVGRGKSMLMDLFFETSAVEARRRVHFHAFMQEVHDRLYALRTSKITDPLAVLASQIARGATLLCFDEFQVTDIADAMILGRLFEALFAAGVVVVATSNREPDDLYKDGLQRERFVPFIAMIKEELDVLELDNGRDYRLMRLVGRPVYYAPLGEATAEALEETFTELTDGTKPTPLVLEVKRHPVRVPRQAMGVAWFDFKDLCGQPLGAGDYLAIAERFESVVIANVPQLGPENRNEAKRFNTLIDALYEAKVHVVISAAAEPAQLYTEGDGAFEFERTVSRLMEMQSIDYISSRRTQSYASPDGRDAAHSELLAGPGVSR; this comes from the coding sequence ATGCCGGCCTACCGCGCGAAGCGCGCAGCCGGTTTGCTGAAGCCGGATCCGATGCAGGAGCTGGCGGCGGAGAAGCTGCAGTCGCTGCATCGGGCACTCCTGTCCTACCGGCCCGAACCGCCGGCGGCGGCGCCGACCGGATGGCGCGCGTTCTTGGGGCTCAACCCGCATCGCGACGCGCCCAAGGCGCCGCGTGGACTCTACATCTACGGCGGCGTCGGCCGCGGCAAGTCCATGCTCATGGACCTGTTCTTCGAGACGAGCGCCGTCGAGGCGCGCCGCCGGGTCCATTTCCACGCTTTCATGCAGGAAGTGCACGACCGGCTCTACGCGCTTCGCACCAGCAAGATCACCGATCCGCTGGCCGTGCTGGCGTCCCAGATCGCCCGCGGCGCGACGCTCCTCTGTTTCGATGAGTTCCAGGTGACCGACATCGCCGACGCGATGATCCTGGGCCGCCTGTTCGAGGCGCTGTTCGCCGCCGGCGTGGTCGTGGTCGCGACCTCGAACCGCGAGCCCGACGATCTTTATAAGGACGGGCTGCAGCGCGAGCGCTTTGTGCCGTTCATCGCCATGATCAAGGAAGAGCTCGACGTGCTCGAGCTCGACAACGGCCGCGACTATCGGCTGATGCGGCTGGTCGGCCGGCCGGTCTATTACGCACCGCTCGGCGAGGCGACCGCTGAGGCGCTCGAGGAAACCTTCACGGAACTGACCGACGGCACCAAGCCGACACCGCTCGTGCTCGAGGTGAAAAGGCATCCGGTCCGGGTGCCGCGCCAGGCCATGGGCGTCGCCTGGTTCGACTTCAAGGACCTGTGCGGCCAGCCGCTCGGCGCGGGCGACTATCTGGCGATTGCCGAGCGCTTCGAGAGCGTCGTGATCGCGAACGTGCCGCAGCTCGGCCCGGAAAATCGTAACGAGGCGAAGCGCTTTAATACGCTCATCGATGCCTTATACGAGGCCAAGGTGCATGTCGTGATCTCGGCCGCGGCCGAGCCCGCCCAGCTTTACACCGAAGGCGACGGGGCTTTCGAGTTTGAACGAACCGTGTCCCGCCTAATGGAGATGCAGTCGATCGACTATATTTCGAGCCGCCGGACCCAATCCTACGCATCGCCGGATGGCAGGGATGCTGCGCATTCCGAGTTGCTTGCTGGCCCCGGCGTTTCGCGCTAA